The Lycium barbarum isolate Lr01 chromosome 9, ASM1917538v2, whole genome shotgun sequence genome has a segment encoding these proteins:
- the LOC132612269 gene encoding uncharacterized protein LOC132612269, whose amino-acid sequence MTLNCLTCQVLKRTDSHDELREKINDVQRKSNFRLFSGEIERNWSGNLVSKSRFEKRRAHSLLAQENKVKKDSRRIYNSGPMEFLTDTPKLARSPGMRRDWSFEDLRQTIKH is encoded by the coding sequence ATGACTCTCAATTGCTTGACCTGCCAAGTTCTAAAAAGGACAGATTCACATGATGAATTAAGGGAAAAAATCAATGATGTTCAGAGAAAGTCAAATTTTCGCCTTTTTTCGGGAGAAATTGAGAGGAACTGGTCGGGAAACTTGGTATCAAAGTCTAGGTTTGAAAAAAGGAGGGCTCATTCTCTTTTGGCACAAGAAAATAAGGTGAAAAAAGACTCTCGTAGGATTTATAACAGTGGCCCAATGGAGTTTCTAACTGATACACCAAAATTGGCAAGGAGCCCTGGGATGAGAAGGGATTGGAGTTTCGAGGATCTGAGGCAAACAATTAAGCATTGA
- the LOC132609733 gene encoding uncharacterized protein LOC132609733 has translation MDAPVKKPQGNGQKTSIDADILAKRLKNRERQRRYRERKRLKADTMKVSETNQLALLPVDVPVIAASQDSKLPVNAAPLDSSVPVNVAPLDSSVLVNIAPLDSSMSVNVAPRAYAMPVDVASGECVKPVRSGPRDSVTTRVYSGRKWKRDARKAHAVRQKEVSTNSTVLPDLASTGGVERSDVALSNVISSPVTALINNGTPKSIPSRRNWKAEARNKKS, from the coding sequence ATGGATGCTCCTGTGAAGAAACCTCAGGGTAATGGGCAGAAAACCTCAATCGATGCTGACATTTTGGCTAAGAGGCTAAAAAACCGGGAGCGTCAACGGAGATATAGAGAAAGGAAACGTCTTAAAGCTGATACAATGAAGGTCTCGGAGACAAACCAACTAGCTTTACTTCCCGTCGATGTGCCCGTGATTGCTGCTTCTCAGGATAGTAAACTGCCCGTGAATGCTGCTCCGCTCGACTCTTCGGTTCCAGTAAATGTTGCTCCTTTGGACTCTTCGGTTCTAGTAAATATTGCTCCTCTTGACTCTTCAATGTCAGTGAACGTCGCTCCACGGGCATATGCAATGCCAGTGGATGTTGCTTCCGGAGAATGTGTGAAGCCGGTGCGCAGCGGTCCCCGCGACTCTGTCACCACCCGTGTTTACTCTGGGCGGAAATGGAAAAGGGATGCCCGGAAGGCCCATGCAGTGAGGCAGAAAGAAGTTAGTACTAATAGTACGGTTTTGCCAGATTTAGCTTCGACTGGTGGAGTTGAACGGTCGGATGTGGCATTGAGTAATGTAATTTCTTCACCTGTGACTGCATTGATAAATAATGGAACACCCAAATCTATTCCGAGCAGGAGAAATTGGAAAGCAGAAGCTAGAAATAAGAAGAGCTGA